CTCCAGTTCGTAGCCGAGCGAGGCGAGGACCTCCTCGGCTATCTGCTGGTCCTCGTCGGCGGTGCCGCCCGCGATGCCGAGGCCGCCGATGATCTCGCCGTCCTTCTTGATGGTGAGGCTGCCCTCGGTGGCCATGATCGGCATGGCGGCGCCCGGGAGTTGGGACAGCTGGCCGAAGAAGACGGGCTGGCTCTCCTGCCACTTCTTCAGCATCTTGCCGGGGCGCTGCATGATGGCGGCCGTGTACGCCTTGGCGCGGGCGATGTCCG
This window of the Streptomyces sp. N50 genome carries:
- a CDS encoding GlcG/HbpS family heme-binding protein — its product is MSSLTLDAAEEIIDAAHKRAQSIGKAVSVAVVDAGGFPIAIRRPDGARPLTPDIARAKAYTAAIMQRPGKMLKKWQESQPVFFGQLSQLPGAAMPIMATEGSLTIKKDGEIIGGLGIAGGTADEDQQIAEEVLASLGYELEFAAWGVAGKPASDSSSSSSSGKDA